One genomic window of Hemiscyllium ocellatum isolate sHemOce1 chromosome 25, sHemOce1.pat.X.cur, whole genome shotgun sequence includes the following:
- the LOC132827699 gene encoding histone H3.3A, which produces MARTKQTARKSTGGKAPRKQLATKAARKSAPSTGGVKKPHRYRPGTVALREIRRYQKSTELLIRKLPFQRLVREIAQDFKTDLRFQSAAIGALQEASEAYLVGLFEDTNLCAIHAKRVTIMPKDIQLARRIRGERA; this is translated from the exons ATGGCTCGAACAAAACAGACAGCCCGTAAGTCCACAGGAGGCAAAGCGCCCAGGAAACAGCTGGCAACTAAAGCAGCAAGAAAGAGCGCACCATCTACTGGCGGTGTGAAGAAACCCCATCGCTACAG ACCTGGTACTGTTGCTCTAAGAGAAATTCGACGATACCAGAAATCAACAGAGTTGCTGATTCGCAAACTGCCCTTCCAGCGTCTGGTGCGTGAGATAGCACAGGATTTCAAGACTGATCTGAGATTTCAGAGTGCTGCGATTGGTGCCCTGCAG GAGGCAAGTGAAGCATATCTGGTTGGTCTGTTTGAAGACACGAACCTGTGCGCCATCCATGCCAAGCGAGTAACCATCATGCCAAAGGATATTCAACTAGCTCGCAGGATACGTGGCGAAAGAGCTTAA